TGCGGCCGCTGTCGATCGCCCACTCCAGCCCCTGGGAATAGGTGTAGGCGCCCACCGGCAGGGCCGGGGTGGTCAGTTGCAGGAGGCGGACCAGGGGCAGGCTCATGCGTTATGGCGATATTCGTGGATGCGCGGGCCGCGTCGCTCCGGGGAGTCGGCGTGATGGTGATGATGGCCCCCCGCGTAGGCTCCGGCTTCCGGTTCGAAGGGGGCGTCGATGGCCTCGACGGCGCACCCCAGACCCTCGAGCATCTCCTGCAGCACATGGTCGGCGGCGATGCGCAGCCAGCCGCCGCGGGTGTCGCTGCCCACCTGCACCGCCACATGGCGGTTGCCCAGGTGGTAGGCGGCGCGGGTCAGGTCGAGCAGGTTGTCGCAGCGGGCTTCGAGCAGCGATTCGATGGCCGAGCACACCTCGACGACGCCGCCATCGTCGGCGAGCAGGCGCTGGCCGCCGCGCAGGATGGTGCCGCGGGGCAGGAACAGGCCCACGGCCTCGCCACTGTCCAGCTGGGTGCGCAATCGGCTCTTGGTGCGCTGGTCGAAGCTGAGGGTGAGGGTCTTGGTGGTCTCGTCGGGGCCGTCGTAGCGATGCTCGATCAACAGCATGGTGTTTCTCTCAGAACAGGAAGTAACGCTGCGCCATGGGCAGCACGTCGGCCGGTGCGCAGCTGAGCAATTGCCCGTCGGCGCGCACCTCGTAGGTTTCGGGATCCACCTCGAGCGTCGGCAGCCAGCCGTTGTGCACCATGTCGGGCTTGCGCACCCGGCGGATGTCGCGCACCGCTTCGAGCGGGCGGGCCAGGCCGAGGCCGTCGAGGGCGCCGGTGGCCAGCGCCGCCTGCGAGGTGAAGGTGACGGCCGTCTTCAAGGCACCGCCATAGCTGCCGAACATGGGCCGATAGTGCACCGGCTGCGGTGTCGGGATCGAGGCATTGGGATCGCCCATGGCTGCCGCGGCGATCATGCCGCCCTTGAGGATGAGGCTGGGCTTGACGCCGAAGAAGGCCGGCTTCCACAGCACCAGATCGGCCAGCTTGCCGACCTCCACCGAGCCCACCAGGTGGCTCATGCCGTGGCTGATGGCCGGGTTGATGGTGTATTTGGCGATGTAGCGCTTGACGCGGAAGTTGTCGTGACGCGACGGATCCTCGGGCAGGCTGCCACGCTGCACCTTCATCTTGTGGGCGGTCTGCCAGGTGCGGATGATCACCTCGCCGACCCGGCCCATGGCCTGGCTGTCGGAGCTCATCATCGAGAAGGCGCCCAGGTCGTGCAGGATGTCCTCGGCGGCGATGGTCTCGCGGCGGATGCGCGACTCGGCGAAGGCCACGTCCTCGGCAATGCTCGGGTCCAGGTGGTGGCACACCATGAGCATGTCCAGATGCTCGTCGATGGTGTTGACCGTGTAGGGCCGGGTCGGGTTGGTGGAACTGGGCAGCACGTTGGCCAGCCCCGCCAGCTTGATGATGTCGGGTGCATGGCCGCCGCCGGCGCCCTCGGTGTGAAAGGTGTGGATGCAGCGGTCCTTGAAGGCGGCGGCGGTGTGCTCCACGAAGCCGGATTCGTTCAGGGTGTCGGTGTGAATCGCCACCTGCACGTCCATCTGCTCGGCCACCGCCAGGCAGGTGTCGATGGCCGCCGGCGTGGTGCCCCAGTCCTCGTGCAGCTTGAGGCCGATGGCGCCGGCCTCCACCTGCTCGACCAGGGCGCCGGGCAGCGACGCGTTGCCCTTGCCGAGGAAACCCAGGTTCATGGGGAAGGCGTCGGCCGCCTGCATCATCTTCTGGATGTGCCACGGGCCCGGCGTGCACGTGGTGGCGTAGGTGCCGGTGGCCGGTCCGGTGCCGCCGCCGAGCATGGTGGTGATGCCGCTCATGAGCGCCTCTTCGATCTGCTGCGGGCAGATGAAGTGGATGTGGGCGTCGATGCCGCCCGCGGTGACGATGCTGCCTTCGCCGGCGATGACCTCGGTGCCGGCGCCGATGGGGATGGTGACCCCCGGCTGGATGTCCGGGTTGCCGGCCTTGCCGATGGCGCTGATGCGGCCGTGCTTGAGGCCGATGTCGGCCTTGACGATGCCCCAGTGGTCGATGATGAGGGCGTTGGTGATCACGGTGTCGGCCACCTCGGCCGCGAGCCGCTGACTCTGGCCCATGCCGTCGCGGATCACCTTGCCGCCGCCGAATTTCACCTCTTCGCCGTAGAGGGTGTAGTCCTGCTCCACCTCGATCCACAATTCGGTGTCGGCCAGGCGCACCCGGTCGCCCACGGTGGGGCCGAACATTTCCGCATAGGCGCGGCGGGAAATCCTCGATGTCATTGGAGCGCCCCCATCACTTTGGCGTTGAAACCGTACACCTTGCGGTCGCCATCGAGTGCCACCAGCGCCACCGTGCGCACCTGGCCAGGCTCGAAGCGCACCGCCGTGCCGGCCGCGATGTCGAGGCGAAAACCCCGTGCCGCCTCGCGGTCGAAATCGAGCGCCGGGTTGGTTTCGTGGAAGTGATAGTGCGAGCCCACCTGCACCGGCCGGTCGCCGGTGTTGGTCACTTCCAGCGTGATCGTGGCGCGGCCGACATTCAGTTCGATGTCGCCGTCCTGAGTGATCATCTCTCCGGGGATCATGGGCCTGCCTCCTTACACAATGGGGTTGTGGACGGTCACGAGCTTCGTGCCGTCGGGAAAGGTGGCTTCCACCTGGATCTCGGGGATCATCTCCGCCACGCCCTCCATGACCTGGTCGCGGCTCAGCAAGGTGGTGCCGTGGCTCATGAGCTCGGCCACGGTCCGGCCGTCGCGGGCGCCCTCGAGGATGGCGGCGGAGAGGAAGGCCACTGCTTCCGGGTAGTTGAGCCTGAGGCCACGCGCCATGCGCCGTTCGGCCAGCAGGGCGGCGGTGAAGATGAGCAGCTTGTCCTTCTCGCGGGGGGTCAGTTCCATGGTCTCCTCAGGTCTTCCAGATGCGGGGAATGCGGGCCTCACAGCCGGCCAGGGCGGGCCGCAGGTGCTGCCACAGGGCGGCGAACCAGGCGCGCCCGGCTTCACAGCGCGTGCCCAGGTAGCGGGCGATGAACAGGTCGGGCAACAGGGTGATGCCGCCCTCGCCATGAGTGACGGGCAGGGCGCGGCAGCGCTCGACGAGAGCGTCGTCGAGCCCGGGGCCGATGGCGATCAGGGTGCCGCACACCGGCTGGCCGGCCAGCCCGGCGGTCGATTGCATCAGAGCACCACCGCCGTCGATGTGCCCCTGCTCGCGCCACACGGTGCGCCCGTCGCGGCGGATGCGCACCGACTGGGTCAGGGTGCCGGCGTCGAAGCGGGCGTGCTCGCCATGGCGGCCGAAGGCGCTCATGTCCATGGCGATGAAGCGTGCGTCGCCCGCCAGGTCCACCTCGGTGAGCAGGCGCGCGCGCGCGCGCCGGAACACGATGTTCTCCTGCGGCAGCCATTCGAGCGTGGCGCCGGCCGCGACGTGCAGGCGCTGGCGCATGACGCCCTCGGGGCCGGCGCTGCGATACCACTTGCCGGCGCCCGGGGTGGTGATCAGGGCATGGGCGCGCGCGTCCACCCGCACGTCGATGTCGAGGATGTCGCCGCCGGCGATGCCGGCGGGCGGATGCAGGACGATGCCGTGGCAGATGGCCTCGCCTTCCGGGTACAGCGCCTTTTGCAGCCGCAGCGGGCCTTCATGCTCGCGCCGGGTGAGCACCGTCCGGCCTTCCCGCCGCGCGAAACCCAGCACCAGTCGCGCATGCCAGGCGGCATCCGGCGTCAGTGCGGTGGCGGGGAGGGGCATGACCGGGGCGTTCATGTCTGGCGGGTTTGCAACAACCGGGCCAGAACGTGTCCGGCCCCGGATTGGCTGTAATGACAGCGAGTTGTCGCGACGGCGGGCATGATCCGCGGGGTTTTTGTCATGCAGTTC
The nucleotide sequence above comes from Nitrogeniibacter mangrovi. Encoded proteins:
- a CDS encoding urease subunit beta, with protein sequence MIPGEMITQDGDIELNVGRATITLEVTNTGDRPVQVGSHYHFHETNPALDFDREAARGFRLDIAAGTAVRFEPGQVRTVALVALDGDRKVYGFNAKVMGALQ
- a CDS encoding urease accessory protein UreD, with amino-acid sequence MPLPATALTPDAAWHARLVLGFARREGRTVLTRREHEGPLRLQKALYPEGEAICHGIVLHPPAGIAGGDILDIDVRVDARAHALITTPGAGKWYRSAGPEGVMRQRLHVAAGATLEWLPQENIVFRRARARLLTEVDLAGDARFIAMDMSAFGRHGEHARFDAGTLTQSVRIRRDGRTVWREQGHIDGGGALMQSTAGLAGQPVCGTLIAIGPGLDDALVERCRALPVTHGEGGITLLPDLFIARYLGTRCEAGRAWFAALWQHLRPALAGCEARIPRIWKT
- the ureE gene encoding urease accessory protein UreE, yielding MLLIEHRYDGPDETTKTLTLSFDQRTKSRLRTQLDSGEAVGLFLPRGTILRGGQRLLADDGGVVEVCSAIESLLEARCDNLLDLTRAAYHLGNRHVAVQVGSDTRGGWLRIAADHVLQEMLEGLGCAVEAIDAPFEPEAGAYAGGHHHHHADSPERRGPRIHEYRHNA
- the ureC gene encoding urease subunit alpha; translated protein: MTSRISRRAYAEMFGPTVGDRVRLADTELWIEVEQDYTLYGEEVKFGGGKVIRDGMGQSQRLAAEVADTVITNALIIDHWGIVKADIGLKHGRISAIGKAGNPDIQPGVTIPIGAGTEVIAGEGSIVTAGGIDAHIHFICPQQIEEALMSGITTMLGGGTGPATGTYATTCTPGPWHIQKMMQAADAFPMNLGFLGKGNASLPGALVEQVEAGAIGLKLHEDWGTTPAAIDTCLAVAEQMDVQVAIHTDTLNESGFVEHTAAAFKDRCIHTFHTEGAGGGHAPDIIKLAGLANVLPSSTNPTRPYTVNTIDEHLDMLMVCHHLDPSIAEDVAFAESRIRRETIAAEDILHDLGAFSMMSSDSQAMGRVGEVIIRTWQTAHKMKVQRGSLPEDPSRHDNFRVKRYIAKYTINPAISHGMSHLVGSVEVGKLADLVLWKPAFFGVKPSLILKGGMIAAAAMGDPNASIPTPQPVHYRPMFGSYGGALKTAVTFTSQAALATGALDGLGLARPLEAVRDIRRVRKPDMVHNGWLPTLEVDPETYEVRADGQLLSCAPADVLPMAQRYFLF
- a CDS encoding urease subunit gamma, giving the protein MELTPREKDKLLIFTAALLAERRMARGLRLNYPEAVAFLSAAILEGARDGRTVAELMSHGTTLLSRDQVMEGVAEMIPEIQVEATFPDGTKLVTVHNPIV